The following are from one region of the Deltaproteobacteria bacterium genome:
- a CDS encoding type II toxin-antitoxin system VapC family toxin, whose translation MILIDSSAWIAYFLESPSASAIDQYLKKEEQFVLPTIVLYEVYRHLTAKLGSEKALFYVDQMQHGDVRPLDAELALNAAELSHQYKLGTADAIVYATALSQQAKIITLDNDFRNLPGCTVIQ comes from the coding sequence ATGATCTTGATAGATTCTTCTGCCTGGATCGCCTATTTTCTGGAATCACCCTCCGCCTCTGCCATCGATCAGTATCTTAAAAAAGAGGAACAGTTTGTTCTTCCAACGATCGTCCTTTACGAGGTCTACCGGCATCTCACAGCCAAACTCGGATCTGAAAAGGCCCTTTTCTATGTTGACCAAATGCAGCATGGGGATGTCCGCCCTCTTGATGCGGAATTGGCCCTCAATGCGGCCGAACTCAGCCATCAATACAAGCTGGGAACCGCCGATGCGATTGTTTACGCAACAGCCCTCTCTCAACAGGCCAAAATCATCACCCTCGATAACGATTTTAGGAACTTACCAGGATGCACAGTGATCCAGTAA
- the rny gene encoding ribonuclease Y translates to MNSAIVLGAVVLVSIIGTVLFLKSRRRSGVLDDGSQTGRIRNLIAEAEVKAKSIQKEAESSAKELILKGRLETEENYKLKMQELQIQERDLRGLEIRLERRHSDLDRTEQESRRLEQSLGERKKVLEQKEQEYGTLVDQTRKTLEKVSGISSEQAKKMLMDEFLSEVRHDAAKKAKQIEDEIKDSSEQKAKKIISLAVERLAGEWVQESTVSTVKLPSDDMKGRIIGREGRNIRTLEALTGVDLIIDETPGAVVLSSHNPVRREIARVALERLLQDGRIHPARIEETLTKVTQEVEKGIREAGQAALFELDIHGVHPEIVKLLGSLKFRYSYAQNVLRHSIEVGFLCGMMGAELGLNQKIARRAGLLHDIGKALTHEIEGSHAVIGGEVAKKYGEPAEVVHGIWAHHEDIPQESVLDHLVEAADALSGARPGARMEQAEAYVKRLEDLERIATSFDNIEKAYAIQAGRELRVMVQPGKVNDDMANLICRDIAKQIEKELTYPGQIKVTVIRETRAVTYAK, encoded by the coding sequence ATGAATAGTGCTATTGTTTTGGGTGCTGTGGTTCTTGTTTCTATTATTGGGACGGTTCTTTTCCTGAAGAGTCGGAGAAGGTCCGGAGTTCTTGATGACGGATCTCAGACGGGGAGAATTCGCAATCTGATTGCAGAGGCAGAGGTCAAGGCAAAAAGTATTCAGAAAGAGGCCGAGTCTTCTGCCAAGGAGCTGATTTTAAAAGGAAGGTTGGAGACTGAGGAGAATTATAAACTCAAGATGCAGGAGCTCCAGATTCAGGAGAGAGATTTGAGAGGTCTGGAAATAAGGCTGGAGCGGCGCCACTCGGATCTGGATAGGACAGAACAGGAGAGTCGGAGGCTGGAACAGAGCTTGGGGGAGAGAAAAAAAGTCCTAGAACAGAAGGAGCAGGAATATGGGACCTTGGTGGATCAAACCCGAAAGACCCTCGAAAAAGTTTCAGGCATTAGCTCGGAACAGGCAAAAAAAATGCTTATGGATGAATTTTTGTCTGAGGTTCGTCATGATGCGGCAAAAAAAGCGAAGCAGATAGAAGACGAAATCAAGGACTCTTCGGAACAAAAAGCAAAAAAAATAATCAGTTTGGCGGTCGAACGTTTGGCAGGGGAGTGGGTTCAAGAGTCTACCGTCAGCACTGTAAAATTGCCGAGCGATGATATGAAGGGGAGAATTATCGGTCGAGAGGGGAGGAATATTCGGACACTGGAAGCGCTGACCGGAGTTGATTTGATTATTGATGAGACACCGGGAGCGGTTGTCCTTTCTTCACACAATCCGGTTCGACGAGAGATTGCGAGGGTTGCCCTTGAACGTCTCCTGCAGGATGGGCGCATCCATCCCGCGAGGATTGAAGAGACGTTAACAAAGGTAACACAGGAAGTTGAAAAGGGAATTCGGGAAGCGGGCCAGGCGGCGTTGTTTGAACTGGATATCCATGGGGTTCATCCTGAAATCGTGAAACTTTTGGGGAGTCTCAAGTTCCGTTACAGTTATGCCCAAAATGTCTTGAGACATTCTATTGAGGTTGGTTTTCTCTGTGGGATGATGGGGGCAGAGCTTGGACTCAACCAGAAGATTGCACGCCGGGCAGGCCTTCTCCATGACATTGGCAAGGCACTCACCCACGAAATTGAGGGCTCTCATGCGGTCATCGGAGGTGAAGTTGCGAAAAAATATGGCGAACCTGCCGAGGTGGTTCATGGGATCTGGGCCCACCATGAGGATATTCCTCAGGAGTCTGTTCTGGATCATTTGGTGGAGGCGGCGGATGCCCTTTCAGGCGCCAGGCCAGGGGCCCGCATGGAACAAGCAGAGGCGTATGTAAAACGACTTGAAGATCTGGAACGGATTGCAACGTCATTTGACAATATCGAGAAGGCGTATGCGATTCAGGCAGGACGTGAGCTACGCGTCATGGTCCAACCTGGAAAGGTGAATGATGACATGGCGAATCTTATTTGTCGTGACATTGCGAAACAGATTGAAAAGGAACTGACTTATCCCGGCCAGATCAAGGTGACTGTGATTCGGGAAACACGAGCCGTTACTTACGCAAAATAA
- a CDS encoding 5-formyltetrahydrofolate cyclo-ligase — protein sequence MFYSKTEIRHKNLKKRASFGNVFYSKWSQKICSRALPYFQKARSLALYFPLKGEVWPWDIFLEARRQGKKIFFPRVSGNKLFFVPFSETTSFEMSSLGVFQPEVGTSALQGIDCVLVPGIAFDHDGFRVGFGKGYYDRALKKYMGLKIGLAYDHQIIPHLESRGHDVPCDFVVSEKRIMRRSL from the coding sequence TTGTTTTATTCAAAAACTGAAATCCGTCATAAAAATCTAAAGAAGAGGGCTTCGTTTGGAAATGTTTTTTATTCAAAATGGAGCCAGAAGATTTGCTCTCGTGCTTTGCCCTATTTTCAAAAGGCACGGTCTCTCGCGCTTTATTTCCCTTTAAAAGGTGAGGTTTGGCCTTGGGATATTTTCCTCGAGGCAAGACGGCAAGGCAAAAAGATCTTTTTTCCACGCGTTTCCGGAAACAAACTGTTTTTTGTTCCCTTTTCTGAAACGACTTCCTTTGAGATGAGTTCTTTGGGAGTTTTCCAACCAGAAGTGGGAACTTCCGCTCTTCAGGGGATTGATTGTGTCTTGGTGCCTGGGATTGCCTTTGATCATGATGGTTTTCGGGTTGGTTTTGGGAAGGGCTACTATGATCGTGCCTTAAAAAAATACATGGGGTTAAAAATCGGTCTTGCTTACGATCACCAGATTATTCCCCATCTCGAATCGAGGGGACATGATGTCCCCTGTGATTTTGTCGTGAGTGAGAAGCGAATCATGAGGAGGAGTCTATGA
- a CDS encoding AbrB/MazE/SpoVT family DNA-binding domain-containing protein, with product MTYTSVSPKYQVVIPKEVRERVSLRPGQKMIVYERGGIIHLVPRVPIRKLRGTLKGTGITLEGLRDKSDRPL from the coding sequence ATGACGTACACCTCGGTTTCTCCCAAATACCAGGTTGTGATCCCCAAGGAGGTTCGGGAGAGGGTCTCGCTCCGGCCGGGGCAGAAGATGATCGTTTATGAGCGTGGTGGCATTATCCATCTGGTGCCACGCGTTCCCATCCGGAAGCTTCGTGGTACACTCAAGGGAACAGGGATCACACTGGAAGGATTGAGAGACAAGTCGGATCGTCCCTTATGA
- a CDS encoding permease, with protein sequence MRKKTSHEPCCHEPAKKLWYKNKLLIVSSLASLLYIAGFFFPLLKPFQESFLHYMRMIWWALLLGFLLAGVIEHYVPSEYISKILARRSKRTIFYSTFLGLIMSACSHGILAIGMELHKKGASGPAVISFLLGSPWANLPVTLLLVSLFKIKGFLIIAAALFVAISTGLIFQGLDRLGWIERNKNTLEVNTKFSILADIKKRWADRVSPPLSDITAILHGAWSLADMILWWILLGIVIAGLIGAFVPSHFFQTYLGPNLTGLLLTLAAATVIEICSEGSAPLAFEIYRQTGSLGNTFAFLMGGFVTDYTEVGLVWTNLGWRTAVWMVFVTLPQVVLIGLLLNRFFSGSN encoded by the coding sequence ATGAGAAAAAAAACTTCCCACGAACCCTGCTGTCACGAACCGGCCAAAAAACTCTGGTATAAAAACAAACTCCTGATCGTCTCGTCACTTGCCTCCCTCCTTTATATAGCGGGATTCTTCTTCCCTCTCCTCAAACCGTTCCAGGAATCCTTCCTCCATTATATGCGGATGATCTGGTGGGCGCTCCTGCTCGGATTTTTGCTGGCCGGTGTCATTGAACACTATGTCCCTTCCGAATATATCTCTAAAATTCTCGCCCGTCGTTCAAAAAGGACCATCTTTTATTCCACTTTCTTGGGGCTCATCATGAGCGCCTGTAGTCATGGAATCTTGGCGATCGGAATGGAGCTCCATAAAAAAGGGGCATCGGGACCCGCCGTGATCAGTTTCTTGCTCGGAAGTCCCTGGGCCAATCTTCCAGTCACCCTCTTGCTCGTCAGTCTCTTTAAGATCAAGGGGTTCCTGATTATCGCTGCCGCACTTTTCGTGGCGATCTCGACCGGTCTGATCTTTCAAGGACTTGATCGATTGGGTTGGATTGAGAGGAATAAAAATACGCTGGAGGTCAACACGAAATTTTCGATTCTGGCAGATATAAAAAAGCGATGGGCTGATCGTGTATCTCCCCCCCTCTCCGATATAACCGCCATTCTCCACGGTGCCTGGTCACTCGCCGACATGATCCTCTGGTGGATCTTGTTGGGAATCGTTATTGCCGGACTGATCGGGGCCTTTGTCCCCTCTCATTTTTTCCAGACCTACCTTGGACCAAATCTGACCGGCCTTCTGCTGACTCTCGCGGCAGCAACAGTGATTGAAATTTGCTCCGAAGGAAGCGCCCCGCTCGCGTTTGAAATTTACCGACAGACAGGGTCGTTGGGAAATACGTTTGCCTTTCTGATGGGTGGTTTTGTCACCGACTACACCGAGGTCGGTCTCGTCTGGACAAACCTCGGCTGGAGAACAGCGGTCTGGATGGTGTTTGTCACGCTACCTCAGGTTGTCCTGATAGGACTTCTTCTCAATCGGTTTTTCAGTGGTTCCAATTAA
- a CDS encoding S8/S53 family peptidase: MVISRFHWLFLVPLLVLSGLEWSWGGPTSPPTCHRGVCISIQKNQDLQQAYPSLAQLKSGVGVMVTPEGGISKFLSNQVIFKPKSRRDLRKFLQETKGKILHTGRLAPPPPGVSKKKIRKVKTETGYYLIQVDLTITASPSRLAQKIGVQPKAKRGNYRFNEEGARLINTMLERQQKGDRVEPNLLGEFMSEPDIISFSEEEWMDDSEGYDDFFIKVPVVEEGVRLQKAWQYIDLLNPPAAQAISSRGLFFEDAVWVAFIDDGFKASVDLLPTPLQLDGAESTYVPEANSWGGYDAPDYEWDFNVMDEPINLNQSTTSTSIFCSGTPTCWHGLVVQSTASALLNNQSGIAGTGGQVIYPMLFKNHAAYGEGERLVSLYQSAAMVSQAVYWGADIINMSFGYWGFGYDVSDCRDITQCSYFRDAVREAIDDSQVIIVAAAGNQNWNLTTNSLYPCEFPGVICVGSGRESRWIIPDGPDPDTNPDGGSNYSANVALYAPPPFFGLFSRECLTNAPCAITVEEFASSAVTPGMNSGTSLASPYVAGVIAMMKALKPTLTPLEALEILQITASPSPDETMRAPDANPASAGIMPPGYINPYRAIQEVIRREGITLPPDENNTRDDAVGISMNGGVESGTDGPTIFHPFEVAGSIVPGGDEDWYRFSSNVNYSSLEIRLSARNVAGTVGDRVVELNGPYFLQHAETTVDHLTPIMINPLPPNGLANYLKIYGDADTFGNYRLTLQQRDVVLPPDRYDDQSPSGELRNETQETATWLRRIALGGGGSSSELGEVQEVELSSPFGVDLTGFNFDRGSDNDYFQLQLPAERCLSPEEIREFESSDTMGGTVQYEYRAGYFAISLIGSPLSHHYPDSIHVELFDGTTWSPIPASSLIGSVSAGRGLRIECPHSIVSSGVIGIRIRSSDDQFERRNYYNLNLKYVPWSFQIRVSRDLLPSLEHLVDEATLLGFLTDIDLGKIDLTKPRQGFFPKSGLCRSTACPDDPDPEYYLFDIGQQVTDFMVQISSSPACQMTVRLLDSGKRLMREGENFDSATSDQKVSRLGSVSLNQGRYLVEVDGKTPCNYSLSMGLQK; the protein is encoded by the coding sequence ATGGTGATATCCCGATTTCATTGGCTATTCCTGGTTCCACTCTTGGTCCTCTCAGGCCTTGAGTGGTCGTGGGGCGGACCGACCTCGCCACCGACATGCCACAGAGGAGTTTGCATTTCAATTCAGAAGAATCAAGATCTTCAACAGGCCTACCCGAGCCTCGCGCAACTAAAATCAGGAGTTGGTGTCATGGTGACTCCCGAAGGCGGTATCTCAAAGTTTCTCTCGAACCAGGTGATTTTCAAGCCGAAGAGCCGGCGAGACTTGAGGAAATTTCTTCAGGAGACGAAAGGAAAGATCCTCCATACAGGAAGGCTTGCCCCACCACCGCCTGGGGTTTCCAAAAAGAAGATCCGAAAGGTCAAAACTGAGACCGGTTACTACCTGATCCAGGTTGATCTCACGATCACCGCCAGCCCCTCACGACTGGCGCAAAAGATCGGAGTTCAACCTAAGGCCAAAAGGGGGAATTACCGGTTCAATGAGGAGGGGGCGAGACTTATCAATACGATGCTTGAGCGTCAGCAAAAAGGGGATCGGGTGGAACCGAATCTGCTCGGGGAGTTCATGAGCGAACCGGATATAATCAGTTTCTCTGAAGAGGAGTGGATGGATGATAGTGAGGGTTACGATGATTTTTTCATAAAAGTTCCTGTTGTTGAAGAAGGGGTACGTCTCCAAAAAGCTTGGCAGTATATTGATCTATTGAATCCGCCTGCCGCACAGGCGATCTCATCGAGAGGATTGTTTTTTGAGGATGCGGTCTGGGTCGCTTTCATTGATGATGGGTTCAAAGCGTCAGTCGATCTTCTCCCAACTCCATTGCAGCTCGACGGTGCCGAATCGACCTATGTTCCGGAGGCCAATTCTTGGGGAGGGTACGACGCTCCTGACTATGAGTGGGATTTTAATGTGATGGATGAACCGATAAATCTCAATCAATCCACGACCTCGACCTCAATTTTTTGTAGCGGAACGCCTACCTGTTGGCACGGTCTGGTGGTCCAGAGTACTGCCTCAGCCCTTTTAAACAATCAGAGTGGGATAGCAGGGACCGGCGGCCAGGTTATTTACCCGATGCTTTTCAAGAACCATGCTGCTTATGGAGAGGGCGAACGCCTTGTATCCTTATACCAGTCAGCCGCAATGGTGAGTCAGGCGGTCTATTGGGGGGCCGATATCATTAATATGTCGTTCGGTTATTGGGGTTTTGGCTACGACGTCTCGGATTGTCGAGATATAACACAGTGTTCCTATTTTCGTGATGCGGTCAGGGAGGCGATCGATGATAGCCAGGTGATAATTGTTGCAGCGGCTGGAAATCAGAACTGGAACTTGACTACTAATAGTCTCTACCCCTGTGAATTTCCCGGTGTGATCTGTGTCGGTTCCGGCAGAGAATCCCGCTGGATCATTCCCGATGGTCCTGATCCAGATACGAATCCTGATGGGGGTTCTAATTACAGTGCAAATGTCGCACTCTATGCACCTCCTCCTTTTTTCGGACTTTTCTCCAGGGAATGCCTCACAAATGCTCCCTGTGCTATAACGGTTGAAGAATTCGCCAGCTCCGCTGTAACGCCCGGTATGAACTCAGGTACCTCACTGGCATCCCCCTATGTCGCCGGGGTTATTGCCATGATGAAGGCACTCAAGCCGACACTGACGCCGCTTGAGGCGCTCGAGATTCTTCAAATCACCGCCTCACCCAGCCCAGATGAAACGATGCGAGCTCCCGACGCCAACCCAGCCTCAGCTGGAATCATGCCCCCCGGGTACATAAATCCCTACAGGGCGATTCAAGAGGTGATCAGGCGTGAAGGGATTACGCTTCCACCGGATGAAAACAACACCAGAGATGATGCCGTGGGGATTTCTATGAATGGAGGTGTTGAATCTGGGACCGATGGGCCAACTATTTTTCACCCTTTTGAGGTGGCCGGGTCGATAGTTCCTGGTGGGGATGAGGATTGGTATCGATTCTCCTCAAATGTTAACTACAGCTCATTGGAGATCAGACTCAGTGCTCGCAATGTTGCTGGAACAGTTGGGGATAGAGTCGTGGAGTTAAACGGCCCCTATTTCCTCCAGCATGCTGAGACGACGGTCGATCACCTGACTCCGATCATGATCAATCCTCTCCCGCCAAACGGGTTGGCGAATTATCTGAAGATTTATGGGGATGCCGACACCTTTGGCAATTACCGATTGACGCTCCAACAGCGCGATGTCGTCCTGCCTCCCGATCGCTATGACGATCAAAGCCCTTCCGGTGAGTTGCGAAATGAGACCCAGGAGACCGCTACCTGGTTGAGGAGAATTGCCTTAGGAGGGGGCGGATCATCAAGCGAGCTTGGAGAGGTACAGGAGGTGGAACTGAGCTCACCCTTTGGAGTTGATCTGACGGGGTTTAATTTTGATAGAGGATCGGATAACGATTATTTTCAGTTGCAGCTTCCTGCCGAGAGGTGTCTGTCACCCGAAGAAATCAGGGAGTTTGAGTCTTCGGATACAATGGGTGGTACTGTTCAGTATGAATATCGCGCAGGTTACTTTGCGATCTCTCTTATCGGCAGCCCCCTCTCACATCATTATCCTGACAGTATCCATGTCGAACTTTTTGATGGAACCACTTGGTCGCCGATCCCTGCCAGTTCTTTAATAGGATCAGTGAGTGCTGGTCGGGGGCTTCGAATCGAATGTCCGCATTCGATCGTTTCTTCAGGTGTCATAGGAATCAGGATTCGGTCAAGTGATGACCAATTTGAACGCAGAAACTATTACAACCTAAATCTAAAGTATGTCCCTTGGTCGTTTCAGATAAGAGTTTCGAGAGATTTGCTCCCTTCCTTGGAACATCTCGTGGATGAGGCAACTCTCCTCGGTTTTTTAACCGATATCGACTTGGGAAAGATTGATTTGACAAAGCCTCGCCAGGGTTTTTTCCCGAAGAGCGGTCTCTGTCGATCAACCGCCTGTCCGGATGATCCCGATCCTGAATATTATCTCTTCGATATCGGACAGCAGGTGACTGATTTTATGGTTCAGATCTCCTCAAGCCCCGCCTGTCAGATGACCGTCCGACTCCTCGATAGCGGGAAGCGACTCATGAGAGAGGGAGAGAATTTTGATTCGGCCACTTCAGATCAGAAGGTCAGTCGACTGGGGAGTGTCAGCCTAAATCAGGGACGTTACCTTGTTGAGGTTGATGGTAAAACCCCATGCAACTATTCGCTCTCGATGGGGCTTCAGAAATGA
- a CDS encoding TIGR00282 family metallophosphoesterase has product MKILFIGDVFGEPGRQAVKEKLPLLRQQHGIDFVVANVENAAHGKGVTPKMIEEFQQWGVNACTAGNHIWDQREIVSYIANSKILMRPANYPTKAPGEGSLIFEVYAGIRVVVISLEGQVLMGNAIGSPFEAVDRELEKWKGRAEIFVVDMHAEATSEKRAMGWYLDGRVAAVVGTHTHVPTADEEILPNGTAYITDVGMSGPYRSVIGLDKDVAIRKFTTRLPEKFVVGTGDARLSAVLIDVDERTGKAKKILRIQERVSL; this is encoded by the coding sequence ATGAAAATCCTCTTTATTGGTGATGTTTTCGGAGAACCGGGAAGACAGGCAGTGAAGGAAAAGCTTCCTCTATTGCGTCAGCAACATGGAATCGATTTTGTTGTCGCTAATGTCGAAAATGCGGCCCACGGCAAGGGGGTCACTCCAAAAATGATCGAAGAGTTTCAGCAATGGGGAGTCAATGCCTGCACCGCCGGAAATCATATCTGGGATCAGAGGGAAATTGTTTCTTACATTGCTAATTCCAAGATACTGATGCGGCCTGCGAATTATCCAACGAAAGCACCCGGCGAGGGCTCTTTGATCTTTGAGGTTTATGCAGGGATTCGAGTCGTTGTGATCAGTTTGGAAGGACAGGTCTTGATGGGGAATGCGATCGGTTCGCCGTTTGAGGCGGTGGATCGAGAGTTAGAGAAATGGAAGGGGAGGGCCGAGATCTTTGTTGTGGATATGCACGCTGAGGCGACCAGCGAGAAGCGGGCAATGGGATGGTATCTGGATGGGCGTGTTGCTGCTGTTGTAGGGACGCATACACATGTCCCGACCGCTGATGAGGAGATTCTGCCAAATGGAACCGCTTACATCACAGATGTCGGGATGTCCGGTCCTTATCGCTCAGTGATCGGTCTTGATAAGGATGTGGCGATTCGAAAATTTACGACCCGTCTTCCGGAGAAATTTGTTGTCGGAACGGGCGATGCGCGACTTTCCGCCGTCCTGATTGACGTTGATGAACGAACCGGCAAGGCGAAAAAGATATTGAGGATTCAGGAAAGAGTTTCCCTATAA
- the rnr gene encoding ribonuclease R, with protein sequence MKSISFAQGVDQIIQEFELSTHYPPKVLSEAELLSEDSLGHVISGRVDLRKEKVVTIDGETARDFDDAVSVQQKPNGHFILKVSIADVSYYVSVGSALDHEAYRRATSVYFPDRVLPMFPERLSNDLCSLVPRRDRLTVTAEMEFDPKGKKIASRFYRSVIRSFARLTYTEVRKVLLDRDPALRKRHEPLIADLELMADLAERMRQRRFARGSLDFDLPEPEIVLDLEEGGIDKIVKAERNLAHRLIEEFMIAANESVASFLRDRKAPAVYRIHPSPTPEKIKDFVLLLHNLGIPFRKKRSFEPRDFSRILDFVRGGKEEKIINGMLVKTLERAIYNTKNVGHFGLASECYTHFTSPIRRYPDLMVHRALCQLMGVVRGRAGSPPNFSERPRRFQGGAQANRLEEEARHCSERERVAMKAEWASRDLAAAFFMKDKEGEKFPAIISGMTKFGFFVEISPYYVQGLVPLRSLKDDYYVLRSTGHEIVGLRKKRRFRLGEPITVILERVNLEKRWIDFSLAK encoded by the coding sequence GTGAAATCAATATCTTTTGCTCAAGGTGTCGATCAGATTATTCAAGAATTTGAACTTTCGACCCACTACCCTCCGAAGGTCTTATCAGAGGCAGAGCTTCTCTCGGAGGATTCTTTGGGCCACGTGATTTCCGGTCGGGTTGATTTGAGAAAAGAGAAGGTGGTGACAATCGACGGGGAGACGGCGCGTGATTTCGATGATGCTGTTTCTGTCCAACAAAAGCCAAATGGTCATTTTATCCTGAAAGTTTCCATTGCGGATGTGAGTTACTATGTATCGGTTGGTTCCGCGTTGGATCATGAGGCGTATCGACGCGCGACAAGCGTTTATTTCCCTGATCGGGTATTGCCGATGTTTCCCGAAAGGCTCTCGAATGATCTTTGCAGTCTCGTGCCTCGAAGAGATCGACTTACTGTCACGGCAGAGATGGAATTTGATCCAAAAGGGAAGAAGATTGCCTCCCGTTTTTATCGGAGTGTTATTCGAAGTTTTGCCCGTCTGACCTATACGGAGGTGCGAAAAGTCTTGCTTGACCGGGATCCAGCTCTTCGAAAAAGGCATGAGCCTCTCATTGCGGATCTGGAGCTCATGGCGGATCTGGCAGAGCGGATGCGACAACGACGGTTTGCCAGAGGAAGCCTGGATTTCGATCTCCCTGAACCGGAGATTGTCCTGGATCTGGAAGAGGGGGGGATTGATAAGATTGTTAAGGCCGAAAGAAACCTGGCCCACCGCTTGATCGAAGAATTCATGATCGCTGCGAACGAATCCGTCGCGAGTTTTCTTCGCGACAGAAAGGCGCCTGCAGTCTATCGAATTCATCCCTCACCGACGCCGGAAAAAATAAAGGACTTCGTGCTTCTTTTACATAACTTGGGCATCCCTTTTCGTAAGAAGAGGTCTTTTGAGCCGAGGGATTTTTCGCGTATTCTGGATTTTGTGAGAGGGGGAAAAGAAGAGAAGATTATCAATGGGATGTTGGTGAAGACGCTTGAGCGGGCTATTTATAATACAAAAAATGTCGGTCATTTCGGGTTGGCCTCTGAATGCTACACACATTTTACCTCTCCGATTCGCCGTTACCCTGACCTGATGGTGCATCGAGCCTTGTGCCAGTTGATGGGGGTTGTTAGGGGGAGAGCAGGATCTCCCCCTAACTTTAGCGAGCGTCCCCGCCGTTTCCAAGGCGGGGCGCAAGCGAATCGACTCGAAGAAGAGGCGCGGCATTGCTCGGAGAGGGAGAGGGTTGCGATGAAGGCGGAATGGGCGAGTCGTGATCTGGCCGCCGCGTTTTTTATGAAGGACAAGGAGGGGGAGAAGTTCCCCGCGATCATTAGTGGCATGACGAAGTTTGGATTTTTTGTCGAGATTTCTCCTTATTATGTTCAAGGGCTTGTTCCTTTGAGGAGCTTGAAGGATGACTATTATGTCTTGAGATCGACAGGGCATGAGATCGTGGGGCTTAGGAAAAAGAGGCGCTTTCGCTTGGGTGAGCCGATTACAGTGATTCTTGAGCGGGTAAATCTGGAGAAGAGGTGGATTGATTTTAGCCTAGCAAAGTAG
- a CDS encoding thioredoxin family protein — protein MVLITQNAPKLKFGDKAPDFSLPGVDGKTCSLASFKDKKILVVIFSCNHCPYVQAYEDRMIAVQKDYAEKGVQFVAICANDANEYPEDNLENMKIRAREKHYNFPYLRDESQKVAKAYDAACTPEFFAFDAERRLRFHGRVDDNHENPKKVTRQYLRDALDDLVAGKPVRNPESHPIGCSIKWV, from the coding sequence ATGGTTCTCATCACACAAAACGCCCCAAAGCTCAAGTTCGGAGATAAGGCGCCGGATTTTTCACTTCCGGGCGTCGATGGAAAAACCTGCTCCCTCGCTTCATTTAAAGACAAAAAAATCCTCGTCGTCATATTCTCCTGCAATCACTGCCCTTATGTGCAGGCCTATGAAGACCGCATGATCGCCGTGCAGAAAGATTACGCAGAGAAAGGGGTTCAATTCGTCGCGATCTGTGCAAACGATGCAAACGAATATCCTGAAGACAATCTGGAAAATATGAAGATTCGGGCCCGGGAGAAACATTACAATTTTCCCTACCTTCGAGACGAATCACAAAAGGTCGCCAAGGCGTATGACGCTGCCTGCACTCCGGAGTTTTTCGCCTTTGATGCCGAGCGACGTCTCCGATTCCATGGACGCGTGGATGACAATCACGAAAATCCGAAAAAGGTGACCAGACAGTACCTTCGAGATGCATTGGACGATCTCGTCGCAGGAAAACCGGTCCGCAATCCAGAATCCCACCCGATCGGCTGTTCGATTAAATGGGTTTAA
- a CDS encoding nucleotidyltransferase produces MVKTEEWLKPFWETLRDLLSFFRNARFPHMIIGGIAVSLVGKPRATQDIDGLVLLKGDQQEEFFKKILNSDFLPRLSGAFEFARRRRVLLLEHKESRIKIDISFADLPFQEEALERKTDVSIDDLKIPTPSPEDLVIMKAVAHRPRDIADIEGILPLNPDMDLKRVQYWVREFARVLEMPEIYKDLEKLLKARSKRGRRKRY; encoded by the coding sequence TTGGTTAAAACTGAAGAGTGGTTAAAACCCTTTTGGGAGACATTGCGCGATCTTCTCTCGTTTTTTCGAAATGCTCGATTTCCCCATATGATCATTGGGGGAATAGCCGTATCGCTCGTCGGAAAGCCCAGGGCGACGCAGGACATCGACGGCCTTGTTCTCTTGAAGGGTGACCAGCAGGAAGAATTCTTCAAAAAAATCCTCAATTCTGATTTTTTACCTCGCCTCTCGGGTGCCTTTGAGTTTGCAAGACGGCGGCGCGTTTTGCTTCTGGAACATAAAGAGAGTCGGATCAAGATTGACATATCTTTTGCGGATCTTCCATTTCAGGAAGAAGCCTTGGAACGGAAGACAGATGTGAGCATTGACGATCTTAAAATTCCGACTCCTTCGCCCGAGGATCTCGTGATCATGAAAGCGGTCGCCCATCGGCCGCGAGACATTGCGGATATCGAGGGAATTCTACCCCTTAATCCCGACATGGATTTAAAAAGAGTCCAATACTGGGTGAGGGAATTTGCCAGGGTTTTGGAGATGCCGGAGATTTACAAGGATTTGGAAAAGCTGCTCAAGGCAAGGTCCAAAAGGGGAAGGCGAAAAAGATATTGA